One stretch of Segatella copri DNA includes these proteins:
- a CDS encoding ABC transporter ATP-binding protein: MVSSITLKNLIIGYRSKHRLRAIASPVHASLQAGELICLIGANGMGKSTLLRTLAGFQPALDGEILIQDKSLSDFSAQELAREISIVLTSKTDHAQLSAEEIVGIGRSPYTGFWGTLSAADKQIVASALQETGIQHLAQRNISELSDGERQKVMIAKALAQQTRIIILDEPTAFLDFPSKIETLQMLRRLAHEQHKSILLSTHDVELALQLSDRLWLMEESRFSIGTPKELAADGSLSRFINRDGIRFNKDSLRIEIK, encoded by the coding sequence ATGGTATCAAGCATTACATTAAAGAATCTGATTATAGGCTATCGTTCGAAGCATCGGCTCCGGGCGATAGCCTCACCTGTTCATGCCTCGCTCCAAGCCGGTGAACTGATCTGTCTCATCGGAGCCAACGGAATGGGCAAATCTACCTTACTCAGAACTTTAGCCGGATTTCAGCCAGCGCTTGATGGCGAAATCCTGATTCAGGACAAATCTCTTTCCGATTTCTCAGCCCAGGAACTCGCCAGAGAAATCAGCATCGTTCTCACATCGAAGACAGACCATGCCCAGCTCTCAGCAGAAGAGATTGTTGGCATAGGCCGTTCTCCCTATACCGGTTTCTGGGGCACATTATCTGCTGCCGACAAGCAGATTGTTGCTTCTGCTCTTCAGGAAACGGGCATTCAGCATCTTGCCCAGAGAAACATCAGCGAACTGAGCGATGGTGAGCGCCAGAAGGTAATGATAGCCAAAGCCCTAGCACAGCAAACCCGCATCATCATCCTGGACGAGCCAACCGCCTTCCTCGATTTCCCCAGCAAGATAGAAACCCTACAGATGCTCCGTCGCCTGGCGCACGAACAGCATAAATCCATATTACTGTCAACCCATGACGTAGAGTTGGCGCTCCAGCTCTCCGACCGTCTCTGGCTGATGGAAGAAAGCCGTTTTTCTATTGGTACTCCTAAAGAACTGGCTGCCGATGGTTCCTTATCCAGATTCATCAATCGTGACGGCATCCGATTCAACAAGGATTCCCTCCGCATCGAAATCAAATGA
- a CDS encoding LytR/AlgR family response regulator transcription factor, which produces MQDRIKVVIVDDEPQSIHRLQDDLATLEDFEVIATSSSAVSAKNLVMSIQPDVLFIDVEMPGQTGFEVLQSLRDEIPMELIVVFYSAFDKYMIDALRASAFDFLLKPYQQDEFELVVDRIRQKMKDGDDVDEDASSVPESSSCSSESVLASQKAQDFSGMNGMLGTAAKRLAIQTISGLLMLKPDDVFSCTFDEVTHLWQLKLSNGQVYKLKRQVTAKTILSMSPSLAQVRQDCIINLDYLLCIENYTLRCIFSPPFDQEEITVSRRCYKAVKDQLEIL; this is translated from the coding sequence ATGCAAGATAGAATTAAGGTTGTGATTGTGGACGATGAACCACAGAGCATCCACAGGTTGCAGGATGATTTGGCAACTCTGGAAGATTTTGAGGTGATTGCCACATCCTCTTCGGCGGTATCGGCAAAGAATCTGGTGATGAGCATACAGCCCGATGTGCTGTTCATCGATGTTGAAATGCCTGGACAGACGGGTTTTGAGGTGTTGCAATCTCTGAGAGATGAAATTCCGATGGAACTTATCGTAGTATTTTACAGCGCCTTCGATAAGTATATGATTGATGCGCTCAGAGCCTCTGCCTTCGATTTCCTGTTGAAACCTTATCAGCAGGATGAGTTTGAACTGGTGGTAGACCGAATCCGGCAGAAAATGAAAGATGGAGATGATGTGGATGAAGATGCTTCTTCCGTTCCAGAGTCCTCTTCCTGTTCTTCTGAATCAGTCTTGGCTTCTCAGAAGGCTCAGGATTTTTCGGGAATGAATGGGATGCTGGGAACAGCAGCCAAGCGTCTTGCCATTCAGACCATTTCGGGTTTATTGATGTTGAAGCCCGATGATGTGTTCAGTTGCACTTTTGATGAGGTTACTCATCTTTGGCAGTTGAAGTTGTCGAATGGGCAGGTTTATAAATTGAAGAGGCAGGTCACGGCAAAGACCATCCTTTCCATGTCGCCTTCTCTGGCTCAGGTGCGTCAGGATTGCATCATCAATCTCGATTATCTTCTCTGCATCGAGAATTATACGCTCCGCTGCATCTTTTCTCCTCCCTTCGACCAGGAAGAAATCACGGTTTCCCGCCGCTGCTATAAGGCGGTAAAGGATCAGTTGGAGATATTGTAG
- a CDS encoding ATP-binding protein: protein MANNECRKLPVGIQSFNVIREEGYLYVDKTDMVWKLANQGLKYNYLSRPRRFGKSVLVDTLQAYFEGRKELFEGLKIMELEKEWKQYPVIRFDMSRGGATANEVKAYLDRTFDVYEKLYGIHIKPTDSLGNRFDLIIKTAYEQTGLKVAILIDEYDSPLQHSWKTPEHEGCTEVYRSVFSILKADDAYQRFVFITGITKFTQISLFSVLNNLTNISFLPEYAAICGITEEEIGENFKPELERMAEVNEWTLQQTHDNLKDYYDGYHFSRRNMVDIYNPFSLLNALDTQDLSCFWVSSGATSMLPKFVDNMELRLRNFENCPILRKTLESSDVINGGAELFLYQTGYLTIKSSDEFGYFLGFPNQEVKQALYEVVLPSLTMKSESDIISLQGSLFRQLGTGQIADAMKTLKALVADVPYSNKKLASMDMEERYRLIISTILNAIGLKVEVEHMLATGRIDLIAQTSRYIYVIELKLKNNGGKKAAIQQILNKKYLEPFMVNKRKVIGLGIELDEEGKGLLDWGITEE, encoded by the coding sequence ATGGCAAACAATGAATGCAGAAAGCTGCCGGTAGGCATACAGTCTTTCAATGTTATCAGAGAGGAAGGATACCTCTATGTTGACAAAACTGACATGGTTTGGAAATTGGCGAACCAAGGTTTAAAGTATAATTACTTGAGCCGTCCTCGCCGATTCGGTAAGTCTGTGCTTGTTGATACACTCCAGGCTTACTTCGAAGGAAGGAAAGAGCTCTTCGAAGGACTGAAAATCATGGAGTTGGAGAAGGAATGGAAACAGTACCCGGTTATTCGATTCGACATGAGCCGAGGGGGAGCGACTGCAAATGAAGTTAAGGCATACCTGGATCGAACTTTTGATGTTTATGAGAAATTATATGGCATCCATATCAAACCAACAGATTCACTAGGAAACCGCTTCGACCTCATCATTAAAACCGCCTATGAGCAAACAGGGCTCAAGGTTGCCATTCTTATCGATGAGTACGACTCTCCTCTCCAGCACTCGTGGAAAACTCCCGAGCATGAGGGTTGCACAGAAGTATATAGAAGCGTGTTTTCCATCTTGAAAGCTGATGATGCGTACCAACGTTTCGTCTTCATTACGGGTATCACCAAGTTTACCCAGATTTCTCTTTTCTCGGTACTCAACAACCTGACCAATATCAGTTTCCTTCCAGAATATGCTGCCATTTGCGGTATTACAGAAGAAGAAATCGGGGAAAACTTCAAGCCAGAACTGGAAAGAATGGCCGAAGTGAACGAGTGGACCCTGCAGCAAACTCATGATAATCTGAAGGATTACTACGATGGCTACCATTTCAGTCGCAGAAACATGGTGGACATCTACAATCCTTTCAGTCTTCTCAACGCGCTCGACACACAAGACTTAAGCTGTTTCTGGGTTTCATCAGGAGCTACCTCCATGCTACCTAAGTTTGTAGATAACATGGAGTTGCGCTTACGGAATTTCGAAAATTGTCCGATTTTACGCAAGACTCTTGAGAGTTCTGACGTAATAAATGGTGGTGCCGAACTCTTTCTCTATCAGACGGGATACCTTACCATCAAGTCGAGCGATGAATTTGGCTATTTCTTAGGTTTCCCAAATCAGGAAGTGAAACAAGCTCTTTACGAGGTTGTACTGCCAAGCCTGACCATGAAATCAGAAAGCGATATTATCAGTCTGCAAGGCAGTCTGTTCCGCCAATTGGGTACCGGGCAAATCGCAGATGCCATGAAAACGTTGAAAGCATTGGTTGCCGATGTGCCTTACAGCAACAAGAAACTTGCCTCGATGGATATGGAAGAGCGCTACCGTCTCATCATCAGTACTATTCTGAATGCCATCGGTCTGAAAGTGGAGGTAGAGCATATGCTTGCAACAGGAAGAATCGACCTCATCGCCCAAACTTCACGCTACATCTACGTGATAGAACTGAAACTGAAAAACAATGGTGGAAAGAAGGCTGCCATCCAGCAGATACTGAATAAAAAATACCTGGAGCCTTTCATGGTTAACAAGCGAAAGGTGATAGGCCTCGGCATCGAACTGGACGAGGAAGGCAAAGGGCTATTGGATTGGGGAATTACTGAAGAATAA